The DNA sequence TAAGAACCCTCAAGCACTTGCCCTGAATAAGCTTAACCAGCTCCTGTTTGGCTTCTTTTCCGTAGGGCATTGAACTCTCCGGCGCATCTATACCCCTGTTTTCTCTTCAGACTCAATTAACTTTCACTAGTAGGATATGTTGCAGCTAGTTGAAATCATATAAACAGATGATACTACCTCAGTCGGATCCTATACTTTCGGGCAAGGACCTCCTCGTTTTCAATGTTCAGTACCCTGAATGGAGGgggaaaagcaattagaaaccTTTTTCTGCATTGGAAATGATTAATTAAACGAAGTTAATGCAAGCGGCACATGAATATCCAACCGGTATCCAGCATCAATGATCTTCTGGTGAAGTGCATCTGCCCTTGTATAGTTCCTCACGGCGCGTGCTTCTGATCTTTCAATGGCAGCTGTTTGCACATCGCTCGGAACACAGGATGACTCCCTGGGATCCTCTGTGCTGACATAGACCGTCACTGTATCGCCATCTGCAATCGCTTTTTCATCAACCTGGTTTCATCAAAGTGAATCACCTATCAGAATTCCTAACTACTTTGCAGGCACCTGGTTGTGGTTAAAAGCAATAGTTTATATTACAGGTAGCGTCTGGAACTCAAACTTTACTCCTTTAGGCAATGATGTTGGATCCTCAGCAGAAATATTGAGGCCATAGAAAGCCAACACACCCTACAGATAAGCAAtcacaaaagcacttttacgTTACTGTATTTCATTAAAGTTGTGAAAAGCATGTAATGGTCGGAATTTTGTGGCAATGTACCTCAACATCCGCCTTTCGATGTCCTTTCAGGGTTTGTATGACAAGACTAGCCGCTTCTTCGGGTGTTCTTGGTGGCGGTTTTGCTTCCCTCCATGTCACAACTAGTTTTCTATACCTTTACAAAGTTGGGAATTTACAGAAATTTAACTCATATGGATATAAATTTCTCCACAGTCTGACCTTTTTTATTCATAATTGCAGATTAAGAGCCCGTTTAGACATGCTTTTGAaataactgaaagcgtttttgatgaaaatattttttgaaccaattcttaataaaaatgcaagtaaattctgaaaaaatatttacatgcttcctggaagaagcaTAAGTTTAAGTacttttggaaccaaaaaacattttccctaaaaaaaaactttcagtaattttaaaagcacatccaaacaaactAATGAGATAAATTGCAAATCGTTTGCTAATTAGTAATTACCAGTTAGCTTGAGCTTTCCTGGACGAGACAACATGCTGACCGAGCCCTTCTGGGACCTTAAAAATCACAAATATACAAaattgagaagaagaaaaaaaaaaagtcaacttTAAGAAAATGCGATCGAAAttaacaaaacccagaaacgtaaaaaccaaaaaatcatCATCCATTTACTCAGATTAAGCTTTTTACATATCGAAAGAACGAGAATTGCGAAGAAACAAACTGCATTTCCGACCTTAAGAACCGAAAAAGTGATTGAACGGTTGAATTAGTGGTCAAAAGGTTACCTGAGAGGTGATCTCGAAGTTGTAGAGGTCTTGGGCAAGAGCCGAAACGCCGACAGTGGTGGCGGAGACGCCGTGATGGCCAAGTGGATCAGAGTAGTCCCCGCCGGTGGTGGTGGGTTTGCAGCATTGGCCAAAGAGGAACCTTATGAAGCTTCCCAACAACCCCATTTCTCAAATTTCCCAGCAATCTTCTGAGCCTCCGGAGGCTCAGAGCTGTAAAGTAATTGGACCCAGAAGAAGCTGAACAAGCAAGAAAAAGGGAAGACTTTTTAGGTTGATGGAAAGGAGATTATAAATAAATCATTGGTTTTTGGTGAATTGGATGAAGCAAACAGGAAATTGCCAACCGATGAGATATGGAAGCGGAGAGAGGACGCAACGAATCATTGAACAGTTGGACACGTGGCGTGTTGTGGTGTTGTTGGTCAACGGTTAATGTCAGCATCCCAACTGGAAGATATTTGTTCAGTTCGGTTAGTTACTGAAATcagtcttttttttatttttttggtaaagggGTTACTTTATTAGTAAAACACAACTTATTTACATGATTAAAGACCCAAATACATGGGAGAGGATTTCTCCGGACCCAAACCCTCCGGATCCTTCTTTAAAGGCCGTGTTGGCGTCGTGCTTCTCAAAGTCAGCATCGTGGCTTCTTCGGAGCTAGTTACTAGCAACGTCGTAATAGTCGTTGACGATCTTCTATATAGAAGTTTTCtataaacatacaagaaaaaaagtgaagaagaagacccaggagtgaaggagaaggattattgaagaagaggaattgaagaagaagcagcagcagaaaagaaagaagaaggaggatTGGGAGAGTTTGggtccgaaga is a window from the Pyrus communis chromosome 16, drPyrComm1.1, whole genome shotgun sequence genome containing:
- the LOC137720841 gene encoding staphylococcal-like nuclease CAN2, giving the protein MGLLGSFIRFLFGQCCKPTTTGGDYSDPLGHHGVSATTVGVSALAQDLYNFEITSQVPEGLGQHVVSSRKAQANWYRKLVVTWREAKPPPRTPEEAASLVIQTLKGHRKADVEGVLAFYGLNISAEDPTSLPKGVKFEFQTLPVDEKAIADGDTVTVYVSTEDPRESSCVPSDVQTAAIERSEARAVRNYTRADALHQKIIDAGYRVLNIENEEVLARKYRIRLRGIDAPESSMPYGKEAKQELVKLIQGKCLRVLIYGEDRYGRCVGDIYSNGTFVQEVMLKNGCAWHYAAYDKRPEFARWEEQARTQRVGLWASSNPEKPWDWRKDKREGK